The following are from one region of the Ischnura elegans chromosome 12, ioIscEleg1.1, whole genome shotgun sequence genome:
- the LOC124168784 gene encoding ethanolamine-phosphate cytidylyltransferase isoform X1: protein MCEHHSNILKMAEESKRKIRVWCDGCYDMVHFGHANSLRQAKALGDYLIVGVHTDEEIAKHKGPPVFTEEERYEMVRGIKWVDEVVEGAPYVTTLETLDKYNCDFCVHGDDITMTADGIDTYHLVKAAGRYKEVSRTAGVSTTDLVGRMLLMTRQHFRQGDKEYEVGKEGSSTMGLDSAARSPFTGCSQFLPTTHQITQFSEGKVPKPGDRIVYVAGAFDLFHVGHLNFLKRAREHGDFVIVGLHTDPIVNRYKGSNYPIMNLHERVLSVLACKYVSEVVIGAPYVVTPELMNHFKVDVVCHGRTPLLPLPHPDPYEEPKRLGKFVTIDSGSTMTTEKIVQRIIMHRLEYETRNSQKEKKELAALEAFSKQKELMEGKLMDGGDMVKGNGHVNAL, encoded by the exons ATGTGCGAGCATCactctaatattttaaaaatggcagaggaaagtaaaagaaaaattcgTGTTTGGTGCGATGGGTG TTATGATATGGTTCACTTTGGCCATGCCAACTCTTTAAGGCAAGCCAAAGCTTTGGGCGATTATCTCATTGTGGGTGTACATACGGACGAAGAAATTGCCAAGCATAAAGGCCCTCCCGTATTCACCGAAGAAGAAAG ATACGAGATGGTAAGAGGCATCAAGTGGGTGGATGAAGTTGTGGAAGGAGCCCCATATGTTACAACCTTGGAGACGCTTGACAAGTACAACTGTGATTTTTGTGTCCATGGGG ATGACATAACCATGACTGCAGATGGCATTGATACCTACCATTTAGTGAAAGCTGCTGGCAGATACAA AGAGGTGTCCAGGACTGCAGGTGTGTCTACGACAGATCTTGTGGGCCGTATGCTACTTATGACCAGGCAGCATTTTCGTCAGGGTGACAAGGAGTATGAGGTCGGGAAGGAGGGATCTTCGACCATGGGATTGGACTCTGCTGCTAGAAGTCCTTTCACTGGCTGTTCACAGTTTCTCCCTACCACCCATCAAATCACTCAGTTCAGTGAAGGGAAAGTGCCTAAG CCTGGAGACAGGATTGTGTATGTTGCTGGGGCCTTCGACCTTTTCCATGTTGGTCATCTAAACTTTCTGAAGCGAGCTCGAGAGCATGGGGACTTCGTTATTGTTGGACTACATACTGACCCTATCGTCAATCGGTATAAGGGTAGCAACTACCCTATAATGAATCTCCATGAGAGAGTGCTTAGTGTTCTGGCTTGCAAG TATGTCTCTGAAGTGGTTATTGGTGCCCCATATGTTGTTACTCCAGAACTTATGAACCACTTTAAGGTGGATGTAGTGTGTCATGGGAGAACTCCTCTGTTACCTCTGCCTCATCCAGATCCATATGAGGAACCAAAACGGTTAGGGAAGTTTGTCACCATTGATTCCGGTTCTACGATGACCACTGAGAAAATTGTGCAAAGAATCATCATGCACAG GCTAGAGTATGAAACTCGCAACTCTCAGAAGGAGAAGAAAGAATTGGCTGCCCTTGAAGCATTCTCAAAGCAAAAAGAGCTAATGGAAGGAAAACTGATGGATGGCGGTGACATGGTTAAGGGGAATGGCCATGTCAATGCCCTATGA
- the LOC124168784 gene encoding ethanolamine-phosphate cytidylyltransferase isoform X2, translating to MVHFGHANSLRQAKALGDYLIVGVHTDEEIAKHKGPPVFTEEERYEMVRGIKWVDEVVEGAPYVTTLETLDKYNCDFCVHGDDITMTADGIDTYHLVKAAGRYKEVSRTAGVSTTDLVGRMLLMTRQHFRQGDKEYEVGKEGSSTMGLDSAARSPFTGCSQFLPTTHQITQFSEGKVPKPGDRIVYVAGAFDLFHVGHLNFLKRAREHGDFVIVGLHTDPIVNRYKGSNYPIMNLHERVLSVLACKYVSEVVIGAPYVVTPELMNHFKVDVVCHGRTPLLPLPHPDPYEEPKRLGKFVTIDSGSTMTTEKIVQRIIMHRLEYETRNSQKEKKELAALEAFSKQKELMEGKLMDGGDMVKGNGHVNAL from the exons ATGGTTCACTTTGGCCATGCCAACTCTTTAAGGCAAGCCAAAGCTTTGGGCGATTATCTCATTGTGGGTGTACATACGGACGAAGAAATTGCCAAGCATAAAGGCCCTCCCGTATTCACCGAAGAAGAAAG ATACGAGATGGTAAGAGGCATCAAGTGGGTGGATGAAGTTGTGGAAGGAGCCCCATATGTTACAACCTTGGAGACGCTTGACAAGTACAACTGTGATTTTTGTGTCCATGGGG ATGACATAACCATGACTGCAGATGGCATTGATACCTACCATTTAGTGAAAGCTGCTGGCAGATACAA AGAGGTGTCCAGGACTGCAGGTGTGTCTACGACAGATCTTGTGGGCCGTATGCTACTTATGACCAGGCAGCATTTTCGTCAGGGTGACAAGGAGTATGAGGTCGGGAAGGAGGGATCTTCGACCATGGGATTGGACTCTGCTGCTAGAAGTCCTTTCACTGGCTGTTCACAGTTTCTCCCTACCACCCATCAAATCACTCAGTTCAGTGAAGGGAAAGTGCCTAAG CCTGGAGACAGGATTGTGTATGTTGCTGGGGCCTTCGACCTTTTCCATGTTGGTCATCTAAACTTTCTGAAGCGAGCTCGAGAGCATGGGGACTTCGTTATTGTTGGACTACATACTGACCCTATCGTCAATCGGTATAAGGGTAGCAACTACCCTATAATGAATCTCCATGAGAGAGTGCTTAGTGTTCTGGCTTGCAAG TATGTCTCTGAAGTGGTTATTGGTGCCCCATATGTTGTTACTCCAGAACTTATGAACCACTTTAAGGTGGATGTAGTGTGTCATGGGAGAACTCCTCTGTTACCTCTGCCTCATCCAGATCCATATGAGGAACCAAAACGGTTAGGGAAGTTTGTCACCATTGATTCCGGTTCTACGATGACCACTGAGAAAATTGTGCAAAGAATCATCATGCACAG GCTAGAGTATGAAACTCGCAACTCTCAGAAGGAGAAGAAAGAATTGGCTGCCCTTGAAGCATTCTCAAAGCAAAAAGAGCTAATGGAAGGAAAACTGATGGATGGCGGTGACATGGTTAAGGGGAATGGCCATGTCAATGCCCTATGA